A single Amphiura filiformis chromosome 8, Afil_fr2py, whole genome shotgun sequence DNA region contains:
- the LOC140159064 gene encoding isovaleryl-CoA dehydrogenase, mitochondrial-like: MALFTKTSRQLVRQITKAFLPHSKTVLPTTSAQCISRRNQSTLEIDDVVSGLTEDEKQLRETIRRFAVEEIEPIAAEIDRTDNFAGMKEFWLKLGHMGLLGITCPEKYGGTGGTYMDNVIINEEIARVSASVSLSYGDHANLCVNQIVHNASEEQKEKYLPKLLTGEHVGALAMSEPGSGSDVLSMKLKAEKKGDYYVLNGTKFWITNGHDADVLVVYAKSDFNVDPKNGITTFLIEKGMEGFSCGQKVDKLGMRGSSTSELVFEDCKVPAANVMGGVNKGVHVLMSGLNLERLVLAAGGIGLMQAACDVAFDYVHQRKQFGQPIGHFQLMQGKMADMYVKLQASRVYLYNCTKAADKGHVTNHDSAAVCLYVGENATQVALEAIQCLGGNGYINDYPTGRFLRDAKLLEIGGGTSEIRRLIIGRAMNEMFKQ; the protein is encoded by the exons atGGCGTTGTTTACGAAAACAAGCAGGCAGCTTGTTCGCCAAATTACAAAAGCATTTTTACCTCATTCGAAAACAGTATTACCTACTACTTCAGCACAATGTATTTCAAGACGCAACCAGTCTACATTAGAAATAGATGACGTGGTATCGGGACTCACAGAGGACGAAAAACAG TTGCGAGAAACTATAAGACGTTTTGCAGTAGAAGAAATTGAACCTATAGCTGCTGAGATAGATCGGACAGATAATTTTGCTGGAATGAAG GAATTCTGGCTCAAGCTTGGACATATGGGATTGCTTGGTATAACATGTCCAG AAAAGTATGGTGGTACAGGTGGAACATACATGGATAATGTGATTATCAATGAAGAGATAGCACGTGTGTCAGCCTCTGTTAGTTTGAGTTATGGTGACCATGCCAATCTCTGTGTGAATCAAATTGTACACAATGCAAGTGAGGAACAGAAAGAAAAATATCTGCCCAAG TTATTAACCGGTGAACACGTTGGAGCCTTGGCTATGAGTGAACCAGGAAGTGGATCTGATGTGTTGTCTATGAAACTAAAAGCTGAAAAGAAAG GGGATTATTATGTACTGAATGGAACCAAATTCTGGATTACTAATGGCCATGATGCTGATGTGTTAGTAGTCTATGCTAAATCTGACTTCAATGTGGATCCAAAGAATGGCATCACTACATTCCTTATTGAAAAG GGTATGGAAGGATTTAGTTGTGGACAGAAGGTAGACAAATTAGGGATGAGGGGATCCTCAACGAGTGAGCTTGTTTTTGAAGATTGTAAAGTACCAG CTGCTAATGTGATGGGAGGAGTGAACAAAGGAGTACATGTACTAATGAGTGGACTAAATCTAGAGAGGCTTGTGCTTGCAGCTGGTGGTATAGG ATTAATGCAAGCTGCATGCGATGTTGCCTTTGACTATGTACATCAACGCAAGCAATTCGGACAACCTATAGGACATTTTCAG CTTATGCAAGGCAAAATGGCCGACATGTATGTCAAACTGCAGGCATCTAGAGTTTATCTGTATAATTGTACAAAAGCCGCTGACAAAGGTCATGTGACCAACCATGATTCTGCTGCTGTCTGCCTGTATGTGGGAGAGAATGCTACTCAAGTTGCACTGGAGGCCATCCAGTGTCTAG GAGGCAATGGCTACATCAATGATTACCCAACAGGCCGATTCCTTCGTGATGCCAAACTTTTGGAGATTGGAGGCGGCACAAGTGAGATCAGAAGACTGATTATAGGACGGGCTATGAATGAAATGTTTAAGCAGTAA